From Pseudomonas sp. StFLB209, a single genomic window includes:
- the gap gene encoding type I glyceraldehyde-3-phosphate dehydrogenase: MALRIAINGFGRIGRNILRALYTQGYRQDLQVVAINDLGNSEMNAHLLRFDTVHGPFDGTVECDSESLTVNGDRIAVSAIRNPADLPWKAQQVDVVFECTGLFTSRDKAAAHITAGASKVIISAPASGADATVVYGVNHDVLRQSHQIISNASCTTNCLAPVAQVLHRELGIESGLMTTVHAYTNDQNLIDVYHTDPYRARSATQSMIPSKTGAAEAVGLVLPELAGKLTGMAVRVPVINVSLVDLTVQLKRDTTADEVNALMKAASQNSKVLGYNQLPLVSHDFNHNPLSSIFDANHTKVSGRLLKVLAWYDNEWAFSNRMLDNCLALHNS, encoded by the coding sequence ATGGCCCTTCGTATCGCAATCAACGGTTTTGGCCGCATCGGTCGTAACATCCTGCGCGCACTGTATACCCAAGGCTATAGGCAAGACTTGCAGGTCGTCGCCATCAACGACTTGGGCAACAGTGAAATGAACGCCCACCTGCTGCGCTTCGATACTGTCCATGGGCCATTTGACGGCACCGTCGAGTGCGATAGCGAAAGCCTGACCGTCAATGGTGACCGGATTGCAGTCAGCGCCATCCGCAACCCGGCAGACTTGCCCTGGAAGGCCCAACAGGTCGATGTGGTGTTCGAATGCACCGGGCTGTTCACCAGCCGCGACAAGGCGGCGGCGCACATCACTGCCGGCGCCAGCAAAGTGATCATCTCGGCCCCGGCCAGCGGCGCCGACGCCACTGTGGTGTATGGCGTCAACCATGACGTGCTGCGCCAGTCGCACCAGATCATTTCCAACGCCTCGTGCACCACCAACTGTCTGGCGCCGGTGGCACAGGTGCTGCACCGCGAACTGGGCATCGAAAGCGGCCTGATGACCACGGTGCATGCCTACACCAATGATCAGAATCTGATCGATGTCTACCATACCGACCCGTACCGTGCGCGTTCGGCCACTCAGTCGATGATCCCGAGCAAGACCGGCGCCGCCGAGGCTGTCGGGCTGGTATTGCCGGAACTGGCCGGCAAACTGACCGGCATGGCCGTGCGGGTGCCGGTGATCAATGTGTCACTGGTGGACCTGACCGTGCAGCTCAAGCGCGATACCACGGCCGATGAGGTCAATGCGCTGATGAAAGCGGCCAGCCAGAATTCGAAAGTGCTGGGCTATAACCAGTTGCCACTGGTGTCGCACGACTTCAACCATAACCCGCTGTCGTCGATCTTCGACGCCAACCACACCAAGGTCAGTGGTCGACTGCTCAAGGTGCTGGCCTGGTACGACAATGAGTGGGCGTTTTCCAACCGCATGCTGGATAACTGCCTGGCGTTGCATAATTCGTAA
- a CDS encoding biliverdin-producing heme oxygenase, giving the protein MTTDTPSRELRSQRLNKITHAPHEKLDHAVKAHAPFATLSSYTRFVVAQYLFQSELQTLYRDPQLIALIPDLAQRCRAEQAAADLQDLNTELPVGVAGAVQQPGVAQALGWLFVSEGSKLGAAFLIKRAEALNLSHQFGARHLGEPEGGRAAGWKAFTRILDELPLSASQEAELDQGALAAFERFGVLLEHAYAGSAAPQADVAQA; this is encoded by the coding sequence ATGACAACCGATACCCCGAGCCGCGAGCTTCGCTCACAACGCCTGAACAAGATCACCCACGCACCACACGAGAAGCTCGATCACGCGGTCAAGGCCCATGCGCCGTTTGCCACCCTGAGTAGCTACACACGCTTCGTGGTTGCCCAGTATCTGTTCCAGAGCGAACTGCAAACGCTGTACCGCGACCCGCAACTGATCGCCCTGATTCCAGACCTGGCCCAGCGTTGCCGCGCCGAACAGGCCGCCGCCGACCTGCAAGACCTCAATACCGAACTGCCGGTCGGCGTCGCGGGTGCGGTACAGCAACCCGGCGTTGCCCAGGCGCTGGGCTGGCTGTTCGTCTCGGAAGGTTCCAAGCTCGGTGCGGCGTTTCTGATCAAGCGCGCTGAAGCGCTGAACCTCAGCCATCAATTCGGCGCGCGTCACCTGGGCGAGCCCGAGGGCGGTCGTGCCGCCGGCTGGAAAGCCTTTACCCGGATTCTCGACGAGCTGCCCCTGAGCGCCAGCCAGGAAGCCGAACTCGACCAGGGCGCGCTGGCGGCGTTCGAGCGTTTTGGTGTGCTGCTGGAGCACGCCTACGCCGGCTCTGCGGCACCTCAGGCTGACGTGGCTCAGGCATGA
- a CDS encoding FecR family protein — protein MTVAPQRPPGENVSGASAMDQALNWLIELDAADAGQQARFEAWLRADPAHAEAFAQAEAIWNSQVVRQSAATLNQRPQRWQRLRAWTRPMAAAAVLLLGVGYFGNLPLRLQADHLTVAGERQRLELDDGSRVLLNTRSAFSSQFDEQHRLARLYQGEAFFEVANAHGMPLEIEAGPLRMSTRGSAMSVRYLDGEARVQVQRGAVDVHAVKGGSRLSLSAGDSVSLNAAGLGPQQRLDPGRDLAWVQGRLIFDNCPMGQVLDELRRYYPGLIVNTNPALAQVNVTGNYRLDNPLDVVRSLAEMTSASVHELPKLVIIN, from the coding sequence GTGACCGTAGCCCCCCAACGCCCGCCAGGCGAAAACGTGTCGGGCGCAAGCGCCATGGATCAGGCCTTGAACTGGCTGATCGAACTGGACGCCGCCGATGCCGGGCAGCAGGCGCGCTTTGAGGCCTGGCTGCGGGCCGATCCTGCGCATGCCGAGGCGTTCGCCCAGGCCGAGGCGATCTGGAATAGCCAGGTCGTGCGCCAGAGCGCCGCGACGCTTAACCAGCGCCCGCAGCGCTGGCAACGCCTGCGTGCCTGGACCCGGCCCATGGCGGCGGCAGCGGTGTTGCTGCTGGGGGTGGGCTATTTCGGCAATCTGCCGCTGCGCTTGCAGGCCGATCATCTGACCGTGGCCGGCGAGCGGCAGCGGCTGGAACTCGATGATGGCTCGCGGGTGCTGCTCAATACCCGTTCGGCGTTCTCCAGCCAGTTCGATGAGCAGCATCGCCTGGCGCGGCTGTATCAGGGCGAGGCGTTTTTCGAGGTGGCCAACGCCCATGGCATGCCACTGGAGATCGAGGCCGGGCCGCTGCGGATGAGCACCCGTGGCAGTGCGATGTCGGTGCGTTATCTCGACGGCGAGGCGCGGGTGCAGGTGCAGCGTGGCGCGGTGGATGTGCATGCGGTCAAAGGTGGTTCGCGGCTTAGCCTGAGTGCCGGTGATAGCGTCAGCCTGAACGCCGCCGGGCTTGGCCCGCAGCAACGCCTGGACCCTGGCCGGGACCTGGCCTGGGTGCAGGGCCGACTGATTTTCGACAACTGCCCGATGGGCCAGGTGCTCGATGAGTTGCGGCGTTATTATCCGGGCCTGATCGTCAACACCAATCCGGCCCTGGCGCAGGTCAATGTGACCGGTAACTACCGGCTGGACAACCCGCTGGATGTAGTCCGCTCACTGGCCGAGATGACCTCCGCGAGCGTGCATGAATTGCCCAAGCTGGTGATTATCAATTGA
- the gcvH gene encoding glycine cleavage system protein GcvH, producing the protein MSELRFTVEHEWLRTEADGSITVGITPYAQNSLGDVVFVQLPELQTYTQHAEVSVVESVKAASSLYMPLDGEVVEVNQALSETPEQVNEDALGAGWFFRFVPADASAIHTLLDQDAYDRLIQANAEA; encoded by the coding sequence ATGAGCGAGTTGCGATTCACCGTTGAACACGAATGGCTGAGAACCGAAGCCGATGGCAGCATCACAGTCGGTATCACGCCTTATGCCCAGAATTCGCTCGGTGACGTGGTCTTTGTGCAACTTCCCGAATTACAGACCTACACTCAACACGCCGAAGTGTCGGTGGTGGAGTCGGTCAAGGCCGCCAGCAGCCTGTACATGCCCCTCGATGGCGAAGTGGTCGAGGTCAACCAGGCGCTTAGCGAGACCCCTGAGCAGGTCAACGAGGACGCTCTGGGTGCCGGATGGTTCTTCCGCTTTGTGCCGGCCGACGCCAGCGCCATCCATACTTTGCTCGATCAGGACGCGTACGACCGCCTGATCCAAGCCAACGCCGAAGCCTGA
- a CDS encoding RNA polymerase sigma factor has protein sequence MSQSRFNDVFQAQRDVLLRTLQRMVGSHSTAEDLLQETWLRVTRALTERPIDHLEPFVYQTARNLALDHLRAQRLRERMLVEDVPTQELESVAAQFGSPEDSAHARHLLDSLGASLGRLSPRQQRIFVLSRLHGCSYQEIADTLDVSPSTVQKELKLIMAICIGVIARLDHA, from the coding sequence GTGTCCCAGTCCCGCTTCAACGATGTCTTCCAGGCCCAGCGCGATGTGCTGTTGCGTACCCTGCAGCGCATGGTCGGTAGCCACAGCACCGCCGAGGACCTGTTACAGGAAACCTGGCTGCGGGTGACCCGCGCCCTGACCGAGCGGCCCATCGATCATCTGGAGCCTTTTGTCTACCAGACGGCGCGCAACCTGGCCCTCGACCATTTGCGCGCGCAACGCCTGCGCGAGCGCATGCTGGTTGAGGATGTACCCACCCAAGAGCTGGAGAGCGTTGCCGCGCAGTTCGGCTCACCCGAAGACTCTGCCCATGCTCGCCATCTGCTCGACAGCCTGGGCGCCAGCCTTGGGCGGTTGAGCCCGCGCCAGCAGCGGATTTTTGTGCTCAGCCGCTTGCATGGCTGTAGCTATCAGGAAATTGCCGATACGCTGGATGTCTCGCCAAGCACCGTGCAAAAAGAACTCAAACTGATCATGGCGATCTGTATCGGAGTCATTGCCAGGCTTGACCACGCCTGA
- the edd gene encoding phosphogluconate dehydratase codes for MHPRILEVTERLIERSRPTRQRYLQLIREAASDEPMRAKLQCANFAHGVAGCGSEDKQTLRLMNAANVAIISAYNDMLSAHQPYEHFPQRIKQALREVGSVGQFAGGVPAMCDGVTQGEPGMELAIASRETIAMSTAVALSHNMFDAALMLGICDKIVPGLMMGALRFGHLPTLFVPGGPMVSGLSNKEKADVRQRYAEGKASREELLDSEMKSYHGPGTCTFYGTANTNQLLMEVMGLHLPGASFVNPYTPLRDALTDEAAQQVTRLTRQSGSFMPLGEIVDERSIINSIVALHATGGSTNHTLHMPAIARAAGILLTWQDMADLSDVVPTLTHVYPNGKADINHFQAAGGMSFLIRELLGAGLLHENVNTVVGHGLSRYTREPFLEDGKLVWREGPLQSLDENILRPVARPFSPEGGLRVMQGNLGRGVMKVSAVALEHQVVEAPARVFEDQQALADAFKAGELERDFVAVMRFQGPRSNGMPELHKMTPFLGVLQDRGFKVALVTDGRMSGASGKIPAAIHVCPEAHDGGPLALVRDGDVIRVDGVKGTLQVLLEPAELAARQPATTQIDSSVGCGRELFGFMRVAFSSAEQGASAFTASLEGLK; via the coding sequence ATGCATCCCCGCATCCTTGAGGTCACCGAACGGCTGATCGAACGCAGCCGTCCGACCCGCCAGCGCTACCTGCAACTGATCCGCGAGGCGGCCAGCGACGAACCCATGCGGGCCAAGCTGCAATGCGCCAACTTTGCCCATGGCGTCGCCGGCTGCGGCAGCGAAGACAAGCAGACCCTGCGGCTGATGAACGCTGCCAACGTGGCGATCATCTCGGCCTACAACGACATGCTCTCGGCGCATCAGCCCTACGAGCACTTTCCCCAGCGCATCAAGCAGGCCCTGCGCGAGGTCGGTTCGGTCGGCCAGTTCGCCGGTGGCGTGCCGGCCATGTGCGATGGTGTGACCCAAGGTGAGCCGGGCATGGAACTGGCCATCGCCAGCCGGGAAACCATCGCCATGTCGACCGCGGTCGCGCTGTCGCACAACATGTTCGATGCCGCCCTGATGCTGGGGATCTGCGACAAGATCGTGCCGGGGCTGATGATGGGCGCGCTGCGCTTCGGCCATCTGCCAACCCTCTTTGTGCCCGGCGGGCCGATGGTGTCGGGCTTGTCCAACAAGGAAAAGGCCGACGTGCGCCAGCGCTATGCCGAAGGCAAGGCGAGCCGTGAAGAACTGCTGGACTCGGAAATGAAGTCCTACCATGGTCCGGGCACCTGCACCTTCTACGGTACTGCCAATACCAACCAGTTGCTGATGGAGGTGATGGGCCTGCATCTTCCCGGTGCCTCGTTCGTCAACCCGTACACGCCGTTGCGCGATGCGCTGACCGATGAAGCCGCGCAACAGGTCACCCGCCTGACCCGCCAAAGCGGCAGCTTCATGCCGCTTGGCGAAATCGTCGATGAGCGTTCGATCATCAACTCCATCGTCGCTCTGCACGCCACCGGCGGCTCGACCAACCACACCCTGCACATGCCGGCCATCGCCCGGGCGGCGGGGATTCTGTTGACCTGGCAGGACATGGCCGACCTTTCGGATGTGGTCCCGACCCTGACCCATGTCTACCCTAATGGCAAAGCTGATATCAACCACTTCCAGGCCGCTGGTGGCATGTCGTTCCTGATTCGGGAGCTGCTGGGTGCCGGGCTGCTGCATGAAAACGTCAATACCGTAGTCGGTCATGGGCTGAGCCGTTACACCCGCGAGCCGTTTCTCGAAGACGGCAAACTGGTGTGGCGCGAGGGGCCGCTGCAAAGCCTCGATGAAAATATCCTGCGTCCGGTGGCGCGGCCATTCTCGCCAGAGGGCGGCCTGCGGGTGATGCAAGGCAATCTCGGTCGCGGGGTGATGAAAGTGTCAGCGGTGGCCCTTGAACATCAGGTGGTCGAGGCGCCGGCCCGGGTGTTCGAAGACCAGCAGGCGCTGGCCGATGCGTTCAAGGCCGGTGAGCTGGAGCGCGATTTCGTCGCCGTGATGCGGTTTCAGGGCCCGCGCAGCAACGGCATGCCGGAGCTGCACAAGATGACCCCGTTCCTCGGCGTGCTGCAGGATCGCGGCTTCAAGGTCGCGCTGGTCACTGACGGGCGTATGTCGGGCGCCTCGGGCAAGATTCCGGCGGCCATCCACGTTTGCCCGGAAGCCCATGATGGTGGCCCTTTGGCTTTGGTGCGTGATGGCGACGTGATTCGGGTCGACGGTGTCAAAGGCACATTGCAAGTTCTGCTCGAACCGGCAGAATTGGCCGCAAGACAACCGGCAACCACGCAGATCGACAGCAGTGTCGGCTGCGGTCGTGAGTTGTTCGGTTTCATGCGTGTGGCCTTCAGCTCCGCCGAGCAGGGAGCCAGCGCCTTTACTGCAAGCCTGGAGGGACTCAAGTGA
- a CDS encoding TonB-dependent receptor — protein sequence MPSAALPRSRFALSLLSVAMLSAGLPAMSVLAAETAPASQRSAGQYSFNIAQQPLVAALNEFSRITGWQVGAPSELTRNVTTAGVQGSLAPEQALERLLAGSALGYRTISPQNVVLQRRANGSVLALDQTTISATRQSQDISTVTSTVSVHTREQLDRHNVNNIRDLVRYEPGVSVGGAGHRAGTNGYNIRGIDGDRILTQVDGVEVPDRFFSGPYAQTQRNYVDPEIVKRVEILRGPASALYGSSAIGGVVSYYTLDADDIIKPDRDTGARLKTGYSSADDSWLTSASVAGRYNDFDALLHASQRNGHETESYGGTGGNGLARTEANPQDVRSTNVLAKLGWNYADDARLQLTYERYKDDRDTDLKSAVGGPFTNGAGLGMYQSRLGNDTITRERFGLEHRFALDSLLADNLKWSLNYQNAKTSQGTEERYFPFSRDVYRFRDTTYQEKQWIFDAQADKAFALAETDHLLTYGTTLKQQKVTGLRSGYGICARVLGACRAVGAESTADRLVPTSDFPDPTITSYALFAQDQISWNNWTFTPGVRYDHTRLDPKLTPEFINSLNLASNGQASGDDKTWHRVSPKFGVTYAIDEQYTWYGQYAEGFRTPSAKALFGRFDNPNAGYSVEPNPNLEPEKSKSFETGLRGRFDAGSFDVAVFYNKYRDFINEDALSPGYNEMTFQSSNIRHATIKGAEFKGRLDLGHFGAPQGLYSQASLAWLQGRNDDTGEPINSVNPLTGVFGLGYDQDNYGGLLSWTLVKRKNRVDDSNFHTPDGVSSQFKTPGFGVLDLTGYYKVTQDVTLSAGLYNLTDKQYWLWDDVRGYDGVGEAGVTAPANLDRLTQPGRNFSVNLVWDI from the coding sequence ATGCCATCCGCCGCACTACCCCGCTCACGTTTCGCGCTGTCCTTGCTCAGCGTGGCCATGCTGAGCGCCGGCCTGCCCGCCATGTCGGTGCTCGCCGCCGAAACCGCACCCGCCAGCCAGCGCAGTGCCGGCCAGTACTCGTTCAATATCGCCCAGCAACCGCTGGTGGCGGCACTCAACGAATTCAGCCGAATCACCGGCTGGCAGGTCGGCGCGCCTTCGGAGCTGACCCGTAACGTCACCACGGCGGGCGTGCAGGGTTCGCTGGCCCCCGAGCAAGCACTGGAGCGCCTGCTGGCCGGTAGCGCACTGGGCTATCGCACCATCAGCCCGCAGAACGTGGTGCTGCAGCGCCGCGCCAACGGCAGCGTGCTGGCGCTGGATCAGACCACCATCAGTGCCACCCGCCAGTCACAGGACATCAGCACCGTGACCAGCACGGTCAGCGTGCATACCCGCGAGCAACTGGACCGCCACAACGTCAATAACATTCGCGACCTGGTGCGCTACGAGCCAGGCGTTTCGGTGGGCGGCGCAGGCCACCGGGCGGGGACCAACGGCTACAACATTCGCGGTATCGATGGCGACCGGATCCTCACCCAGGTCGATGGCGTCGAGGTGCCCGACCGCTTCTTCAGCGGCCCGTACGCCCAGACCCAGCGCAACTACGTCGACCCGGAAATCGTCAAGCGCGTCGAAATTCTCCGCGGCCCGGCTTCGGCCCTGTACGGCAGCAGCGCCATCGGTGGGGTGGTCAGCTACTACACCCTGGATGCCGACGACATCATCAAACCAGATCGTGACACCGGCGCACGCCTGAAGACCGGCTACAGCTCGGCTGACGACAGCTGGCTGACCTCCGCCAGCGTCGCCGGTCGCTACAACGACTTCGATGCGTTGCTGCATGCCAGCCAGCGCAACGGCCATGAGACCGAGTCCTACGGTGGCACCGGCGGCAATGGCCTGGCGCGCACCGAGGCCAACCCGCAAGACGTGCGCTCGACCAACGTGCTGGCCAAGCTGGGCTGGAACTACGCCGATGATGCACGCCTGCAACTGACCTATGAGCGCTACAAGGACGACCGCGACACCGACCTGAAAAGCGCAGTGGGCGGGCCGTTCACCAATGGCGCCGGGCTGGGCATGTACCAGTCGCGGCTGGGCAACGACACCATCACCCGCGAGCGCTTCGGTCTGGAACACCGCTTTGCGCTGGACAGCCTGCTGGCCGACAACCTCAAGTGGAGCCTGAACTACCAGAACGCCAAAACCTCGCAGGGGACTGAAGAGCGCTACTTCCCGTTCTCCCGCGATGTCTATCGTTTCCGTGACACCACTTATCAGGAAAAGCAGTGGATCTTCGATGCCCAGGCCGACAAGGCCTTTGCCCTGGCTGAGACCGACCACCTGTTGACCTACGGCACGACCCTCAAGCAACAGAAAGTCACCGGCCTGCGCAGCGGCTACGGCATCTGTGCCCGAGTACTGGGCGCCTGCCGCGCCGTGGGCGCCGAGAGCACCGCCGACCGTCTGGTGCCGACCAGCGATTTCCCGGACCCGACCATTACCAGCTACGCGCTGTTCGCCCAGGACCAGATCAGCTGGAACAACTGGACCTTCACGCCGGGCGTGCGCTACGACCACACCCGCCTGGATCCGAAGCTGACCCCGGAGTTCATCAACTCCCTGAACCTGGCCAGCAACGGGCAGGCCAGCGGCGACGACAAGACCTGGCATCGGGTCTCGCCCAAGTTTGGCGTGACCTACGCGATTGACGAACAGTACACCTGGTACGGCCAGTACGCCGAAGGCTTCCGCACCCCATCGGCCAAGGCCCTGTTTGGCCGCTTCGACAACCCCAACGCCGGCTACTCGGTCGAACCCAACCCGAATCTGGAGCCGGAAAAGAGCAAGAGTTTCGAGACCGGCCTGCGTGGCCGCTTCGACGCCGGTTCGTTTGATGTCGCAGTGTTCTATAACAAGTACCGCGACTTCATCAACGAGGACGCGCTGAGCCCCGGTTACAACGAGATGACCTTCCAGTCCAGCAACATCCGCCACGCCACCATCAAGGGTGCGGAGTTCAAGGGCCGTCTGGATCTGGGCCACTTCGGCGCGCCACAGGGCCTTTATAGCCAAGCGTCGCTGGCCTGGCTGCAAGGCCGCAATGACGACACTGGCGAGCCGATCAACAGCGTCAACCCGCTGACCGGGGTGTTCGGCCTGGGCTATGACCAGGATAACTACGGGGGGCTGTTGAGCTGGACCCTGGTCAAGCGCAAGAACCGCGTCGATGACAGCAACTTCCACACCCCCGATGGCGTTTCCAGCCAGTTCAAGACCCCGGGCTTCGGCGTGCTGGACCTGACCGGTTACTACAAGGTCACTCAGGACGTGACACTCAGCGCGGGCCTCTACAACCTGACCGACAAGCAGTACTGGCTGTGGGATGACGTGCGCGGCTACGACGGCGTCGGTGAAGCCGGGGTGACGGCCCCCGCCAACCTCGACCGGTTGACCCAGCCGGGGCGCAACTTCAGCGTCAACCTGGTGTGGGACATCTGA
- a CDS encoding sigma-54-dependent transcriptional regulator, translating to MRIHVCFIDRVGITQEVLAILGSRNLNLDAVEMVPPNVYIDAPTLSPKMLEDLKDALFRVRGVEAITVVDILPGQRRHLQLDALLAAMTDPVLALDSEGLVLLANPALVALIGREPVGEPVGTLLNDPDLQASLRDNGFRLPMREITLGGEALLLETTPITEAGGLLTLYPPSRIGERLSALHHDHAEGFDALLGDSAPIRTLKGRAQRVATLDAPLLIRGETGTGKELVARASHASSARHGEPFLALNCAALPESLAESELFGYAPGAFTGAQRGGKPGLMELANRGTVFLDEIGEMSPYLQAKLLRFLSDGSFRRVGGDREIKVDVRIISATHRDLEKMVAEGSFREDLFYRLNVLNLHVPPLRERGQDIVLLGRFFMQQACTQIQRPLCRLTGEAQSALLGYRWPGNVRQLQNVIFRAAAVSESCQVELADLDIAATAVAGQPVETVGSLEQAVDGFERDLLLRLYADYPSTRQLASRLGTSHTAIAHRLRKYGIGQQTTRT from the coding sequence ATGCGCATCCATGTCTGCTTCATTGACCGTGTCGGTATCACCCAGGAAGTTCTGGCGATCCTCGGCAGCCGCAATCTGAACCTCGATGCCGTGGAAATGGTGCCGCCGAACGTCTATATCGACGCGCCGACGCTCAGCCCGAAGATGCTTGAAGACCTCAAGGACGCGCTGTTTCGGGTGCGCGGCGTCGAAGCCATTACCGTGGTCGACATACTGCCCGGCCAGCGTCGCCACCTACAGCTCGATGCGTTGCTGGCCGCCATGACCGACCCGGTGCTGGCACTGGACAGCGAGGGCCTGGTATTGCTGGCCAACCCGGCGCTGGTGGCGCTGATCGGTCGCGAGCCGGTGGGTGAGCCGGTGGGCACACTGCTCAACGACCCCGACCTGCAAGCCAGCCTGCGCGACAACGGCTTTCGGCTGCCCATGCGCGAAATCACGTTGGGCGGTGAAGCGCTGCTGCTGGAAACCACCCCTATCACCGAAGCCGGTGGCCTGCTCACCCTCTACCCGCCCAGCCGTATCGGCGAACGCCTGTCGGCCCTGCACCACGACCACGCTGAAGGCTTCGACGCGCTGCTCGGTGATTCTGCGCCCATCCGCACCCTCAAGGGCCGCGCCCAGCGTGTCGCAACCCTGGATGCACCACTGCTGATTCGCGGCGAAACAGGCACCGGCAAAGAACTGGTGGCCCGCGCCTCCCATGCCAGCAGCGCCCGGCATGGCGAGCCGTTTCTGGCATTGAACTGCGCCGCATTGCCTGAGAGCCTGGCCGAGAGCGAGCTGTTCGGCTACGCGCCGGGTGCATTTACCGGCGCCCAGCGCGGCGGCAAGCCGGGGCTGATGGAACTGGCCAACCGTGGCACGGTGTTTCTTGACGAGATCGGCGAGATGTCGCCCTACCTGCAAGCCAAACTGCTGCGTTTTCTCAGCGATGGCAGCTTTCGCCGGGTGGGCGGCGACCGGGAAATCAAAGTCGATGTACGCATCATCAGCGCCACCCACCGCGACCTCGAAAAGATGGTCGCCGAAGGCAGCTTTCGTGAAGACCTGTTCTATCGCCTGAACGTCCTCAACCTGCACGTGCCGCCGCTGCGCGAGCGCGGCCAGGACATTGTGCTGCTGGGGCGCTTTTTCATGCAGCAGGCCTGCACTCAGATCCAGCGCCCGCTCTGCCGCCTGACTGGCGAGGCGCAAAGCGCATTGCTTGGCTACCGCTGGCCGGGCAATGTGCGGCAATTGCAGAACGTCATCTTCCGCGCCGCCGCCGTCAGTGAAAGCTGCCAGGTGGAACTGGCCGATCTGGATATCGCCGCGACCGCAGTCGCCGGCCAGCCCGTCGAGACCGTCGGCAGCCTGGAACAGGCAGTCGACGGGTTCGAAAGGGACCTGCTGTTGCGCCTGTACGCTGACTACCCCTCGACGCGCCAACTCGCCAGCCGCCTGGGCACTTCCCACACCGCAATTGCCCACCGCCTGCGCAAGTACGGCATTGGTCAACAGACGACACGCACCTAG
- a CDS encoding DUF5064 family protein translates to MFEPGHLHLSHSALQKTDHSFDIHLRYQRVEDPALGTCMSFEMQGEIDGKPFSETFQLPRDLAFNFAQNASRIAIRHGLPNPAGLPISQHQDYDRMFEDIRAQLHAQPGEPVKPEHLE, encoded by the coding sequence ATGTTCGAACCCGGCCATCTGCATCTCAGTCACAGCGCACTGCAAAAAACCGATCACAGCTTTGATATCCATCTGCGCTATCAACGCGTCGAAGACCCGGCGCTGGGCACCTGCATGAGTTTCGAGATGCAGGGCGAAATCGACGGCAAGCCGTTCAGCGAAACCTTCCAGCTGCCTCGCGACCTGGCCTTCAACTTTGCCCAGAACGCCAGCCGCATCGCCATCCGCCACGGCCTGCCCAACCCGGCCGGGCTGCCAATATCGCAACATCAGGACTACGACCGGATGTTCGAGGATATTCGCGCCCAATTGCATGCCCAGCCCGGCGAGCCGGTCAAACCGGAGCATCTGGAGTAG